A region from the Brassica napus cultivar Da-Ae chromosome C8, Da-Ae, whole genome shotgun sequence genome encodes:
- the LOC111209553 gene encoding uncharacterized protein LOC111209553 → MTQSLLIGNSGDQKAGEGTRKRLKISILHFDNPALIKRYAKTLIGRCMNPEEQNMKALLVNLPKIWSLEDGAVGHRFGMLSLARWQPKHAQQFPSEIMLWVKVIGVPLEFRTAPTFESIGDAIGRTVAVDVDHARVQVVVDAFKELCVETIVDFTGGEFYDGEEAPVSLRYEKLFGYCKTCYSLCHKEEKCPLGMLSSNKSPEQNRDTRDGIGGNFDGGKHDDRARSYSGVLVNGNMSYQNKERDSRDYYGKGKGKMFEEPESKWVKVAERGNKRSYNRGNYRGASENSHYKQGRREDLRVESQEGRARSSSEQIRAPQELKDTREELPKLSLSPSKEFKEEPAKTQTTGTEVILDSAEEEMGLQKVKDLVENQGALSDEDVMEMDEIRAAFLEHGIDMDNPQDLSEEEPVGEAILQEEGDDIAEEKEDCISVEEKEMVLGEPVKKQGLRKRQFKPTISTAGSNKTRISNALVSPRKRGVAKTWSRYGENSKTLEGKGTSNPTNGLQKH, encoded by the exons ATGACGCAGAGTCTTTTGATTGGAAATTCTGGTGACCAAAAGGCAGGAGAGGGTACACGAAAGAGGTTGAAGATATCGATTCTTCATTTCGACAATCCAGCTCTCATCAAGAGGTACGCCAAAACTTTGATTGGGAGGTGTATGAATCCAGAAGAGCAGAACATGAAGGCGTTATTAGTAAACCTTCCGAAGATTTGGAGTTTGGAAGATGGGGCTGTGGGGCACAGATTTGGG ATGTTATCTTTGGCGCGTTGGCAACCAAAGCATGCTCAGCAATTTCCCTCGGAAATCATGCTTTGGGTCAAGGTTATAGGGGTCCCTTTGGAGTTCAGGACGGCTCCCACCTTTGAGAGTATTGGTGATGCTATTGGAAGGACGGTAGCAGTGGATGTGGACCATGCTAGGGTTCAGGTGGTGGTGGATGCGTTCAAGGAGCTATGTGTTGAGACAATAGTGGATTTCACAGGGGGAGAATTCTATGATGGTGAGGAAGCTCCGGTCTCGCTGAGATATGAAAAGCTCTTTGGTTATTGCAAAACTTGCTATAGTCTATGCCACAAGGAGGAGAAGTGCCCCTTAGGCATGTTGAGTTCAAATAAGAGTCCAGAGCAAAACCGGGATACTAGAGATGGGATTGGTGGCAATTTTGATGGCGGGAAGCATGATGATAGAGCTCGGAGCTATAGTGGGGTCCTTGTTAATGGGAATATGAGCTATCAGAACAAGGAAAGGGATAGCAGGGACTATTATGGGAAGGGCAAGGGCAAGATGTTTGAGGAGCCTGAGTCCAAATGGGTAAAGGTGGCTGAGCGGGGGAACAAGAGGTCATACAATCGAGGTAACTACCGTGGAGCTTCAGAGAACTCTCATTACAAACAGGGTAGAAGGGAGGATTTAAGAGTGGAGAGTCAAGAGGGACGTGCTCGATCATCTTCAGAACAGATAAGAGCCCCACAAGAGCTGAAGGATACGCGTGAGGAGCTACCTAAGCTATCGTTATCTCCTTCCAAAGAGTTCAAGGAGGAGCCCGCAAAAACCCAGACGACAGGAACAGAGGTAATTCTGGATTCTGCGGAAGAAGAGATGGGATTACAAAAGGTCAAGGATTTAGTAGAGAATCAGGGGGCATTATCAGATGAAGATGTGATGGAAATGGACGAGATTAGGGCCGCCTTTCTTGAGCACGGGATTGATATGGATAATCCACAGGATCTCTCTGAGGAGGAACCTGTAGGAGAGGCCATTCTACAGGAAGAGGGAGATGATATCGCGGAGGAGAAGGAGGATTGCATCAGTGTAGAGGAGAAAGAGATGGTCTTAGGAGAACCGGTAAAGAAACAAGGTCTTCGTAAACGGCAATTTAAACCAACGATAAGCACAGCTGGAAGCAACAAGACGAGGATTTCGAATGCTCTTGTCTCTCCACGCAAAAGAGGCGTTGCTAAAACTTGGAGTCGATATGGCGAAAACTCCAAAACATTGGAGGGTAAGGGTACTTCAAACCCGACAAATGGTTTGCAAAAACATTAA